The Bifidobacteriaceae bacterium genome contains a region encoding:
- the ftsH gene encoding ATP-dependent zinc metalloprotease FtsH, which produces MLWLLLGLVAVWLLVGSLFRGGPQEIDTSVGLQLLADKEVKSAKIVDGEQRVDLTLTKKYKDKGTLVRFFYVEPQGPDVVKAIKDSAPKEGFNSEVPTQSWWGSLLMTLIPMALILGVFWWLMSQMQGGGRGGPLSFGKSKAKLVSKESPKVTFADVAGVDEAVEELEEIKEFLAEPAKFQAVGAKIPRGVLLYGPPGTGKTLLARAVAGEAGVPFYSISGSDFVEMFVGVGASRVRDLFEQAKANAPAIIFVDEIDAVGRHRGAGLGGGHDEREQTLNQLLVEMDGFDATTNVILIAATNRPDILDPALMRPGRFDRQITVGAPDQPGRLAILKVHAKGKPMAPDVDLAQVAKRTPGFTGADLANVLNEAALLTAREDVKQITNHALDEAIDRVVAGPQRVSMMMTEEEKKNTAYHEGGHAVVAAALRNTDPVTKVTILPRGRALGYTMVMPTRDKHSVTRNELLDQLAYAMGGRVAEELVFHDPTSGASNDIEKATATARKMVMEYGMSSALGSVRYGQAEGEVFLGRDYGHQRDYSEAVSAQIDSQVRALIENAHTEAWEILRANRDVLDRLVLRLLEKETLNEAELAVIFRDVVKQPARPVWLSSSERPVSSRPPVAMPARDADQTNQADDADQAADAARSPAAPHGNEAPSAPAAPAAPAAPANAVPPASSAPANGAPPAPAAPANGAPPAPAAPAAPTAPAAPTAPAAPTAPAAADGPPIPPAGGAGPRDTTGRPVGPPAGEGPAPGASNGPADG; this is translated from the coding sequence ATGCTCTGGCTGCTGTTGGGGCTGGTGGCCGTGTGGCTGCTGGTCGGCTCGCTGTTCCGGGGCGGCCCGCAGGAGATCGACACGTCCGTGGGCCTGCAACTCCTGGCGGACAAGGAGGTCAAGTCCGCCAAGATTGTGGACGGCGAGCAGCGGGTGGACCTGACGCTGACCAAGAAGTACAAGGACAAGGGCACGTTGGTGCGCTTCTTCTACGTGGAGCCGCAGGGGCCGGACGTGGTCAAGGCGATCAAGGACTCGGCGCCCAAGGAGGGCTTCAACTCGGAGGTGCCCACCCAGTCCTGGTGGGGCTCGCTCCTGATGACCCTGATCCCCATGGCCCTGATCCTGGGCGTGTTCTGGTGGCTGATGTCGCAGATGCAGGGCGGGGGGCGCGGCGGCCCGCTCAGCTTCGGCAAGTCGAAGGCGAAACTGGTCTCCAAAGAGTCGCCCAAGGTCACCTTCGCGGACGTGGCCGGCGTCGATGAGGCCGTGGAGGAACTGGAGGAGATCAAAGAGTTCCTCGCCGAGCCGGCCAAGTTCCAAGCCGTGGGCGCGAAGATCCCGCGCGGCGTGCTCCTCTACGGGCCTCCCGGCACCGGCAAGACGCTGCTGGCCAGGGCCGTGGCCGGCGAGGCGGGCGTGCCGTTCTACTCCATCTCCGGCTCTGATTTCGTCGAGATGTTCGTGGGCGTGGGCGCCTCGCGCGTGCGCGACCTGTTCGAGCAGGCCAAAGCCAACGCGCCCGCCATCATCTTTGTGGACGAGATCGACGCGGTGGGCCGCCATCGCGGCGCGGGCCTGGGCGGCGGCCACGACGAGCGCGAGCAGACCCTCAACCAACTCCTGGTGGAGATGGACGGCTTCGACGCCACCACCAACGTCATCCTGATCGCCGCGACCAACCGGCCGGACATCCTGGACCCGGCCCTGATGCGGCCTGGCCGGTTCGACCGCCAGATCACCGTGGGCGCGCCTGACCAGCCGGGACGCCTCGCCATCTTGAAGGTCCACGCCAAAGGCAAGCCGATGGCCCCGGACGTGGACCTGGCGCAGGTCGCCAAGCGCACCCCGGGCTTCACCGGCGCGGACCTGGCCAACGTCCTCAACGAGGCCGCGCTGCTGACCGCCCGCGAGGACGTCAAGCAGATCACCAACCACGCCTTGGACGAGGCGATCGACCGGGTGGTGGCCGGCCCGCAGCGGGTCTCCATGATGATGACCGAGGAGGAGAAGAAGAACACCGCGTACCACGAGGGCGGCCACGCCGTGGTCGCGGCGGCGCTGCGCAACACCGACCCGGTCACCAAGGTCACCATCCTGCCGCGCGGCCGCGCGCTGGGTTACACCATGGTCATGCCGACCCGCGACAAGCATTCCGTGACCCGCAACGAGTTGTTGGACCAGTTGGCCTACGCCATGGGCGGCCGCGTCGCCGAGGAACTGGTCTTCCACGACCCGACCTCCGGCGCCTCGAACGACATTGAGAAGGCCACCGCCACCGCCCGCAAGATGGTCATGGAGTACGGCATGAGCTCCGCTTTGGGCTCGGTCCGCTACGGCCAGGCCGAGGGCGAGGTCTTCCTGGGCCGCGACTACGGCCACCAGCGCGACTACTCCGAAGCGGTGTCAGCCCAGATCGATTCCCAGGTCAGGGCCTTGATCGAGAACGCCCACACCGAGGCCTGGGAGATCCTGCGGGCCAACCGGGACGTCCTGGACCGCTTGGTGCTCCGACTCCTGGAGAAGGAGACCCTGAACGAGGCCGAGTTGGCGGTCATCTTCCGCGACGTTGTCAAACAGCCCGCGCGCCCCGTTTGGCTGAGCTCCTCCGAGCGCCCCGTCTCCTCCCGCCCGCCGGTCGCCATGCCCGCACGGGACGCCGACCAAACCAACCAAGCCGACGATGCCGACCAGGCAGCCGATGCCGCCCGGTCGCCTGCCGCTCCGCACGGGAACGAAGCTCCGTCTGCGCCAGCCGCGCCTGCGGCTCCGGCCGCGCCTGCGAACGCTGTTCCGCCCGCGTCATCCGCGCCTGCGAACGGAGCTCCGCCTGCGCCAGCCGCGCCTGCGAACGGAGCTCCGCCTGCGCCGGCCGCGCCCGCTGCTCCGACCGCGCCCGCTGCTCCGACCGCGCCTGCCGCTCCGACCGCGCCTGCCGCGGCGGACGGACCGCCAATCCCGCCCGCCGGCGGGGCCGGGCCCCGCGACACGACTGGCCGCCCAGTCGGCCCTCCGGCCGGCGAGGGGCCGGCGCCCGGCGCGTCCAACGGACCCGCCGATGGCTGA
- the hpt gene encoding hypoxanthine phosphoribosyltransferase, whose translation MDAHDMGTDLEKVLLNSEQIDERLAELAVQIDADYAGRDLLLVGVLKGAVMVMGDLSRKLHSKVTMDWMAVSSYGSGTKSSGVVRILKDLDTDIHGRDVLIVEDVVDSGLTLSWLLANLRSRGARSVEVAAMLRKPDAAKVEVPVRYVGFDIPNEFVVGYGLDFAEHYRNLPFVGTLAPKAYQ comes from the coding sequence GTGGACGCCCATGACATGGGGACCGACCTTGAAAAAGTGCTGCTGAACAGCGAACAGATTGACGAGCGATTGGCTGAGCTGGCCGTCCAGATCGACGCCGACTACGCCGGACGGGACCTGTTGCTGGTGGGAGTGCTCAAAGGCGCGGTGATGGTGATGGGCGACCTGTCGCGCAAGCTCCACTCCAAGGTGACTATGGATTGGATGGCGGTGTCCTCGTACGGCTCGGGCACCAAATCCTCGGGCGTGGTCAGAATCCTCAAAGACTTGGACACCGACATCCATGGACGGGACGTCCTCATAGTGGAGGACGTCGTGGACTCCGGCTTGACCCTATCCTGGTTGCTGGCCAATTTGCGGTCGCGCGGCGCCAGGTCGGTGGAAGTGGCGGCCATGCTGCGCAAACCCGATGCGGCCAAGGTCGAGGTGCCGGTTCGTTACGTCGGTTTCGACATCCCGAACGAGTTTGTGGTGGGCTATGGGCTGGACTTCGCCGAACACTACCGGAACCTGCCGTTCGTGGGCACGTTGGCGCCCAAGGCCTACCAGTGA
- the tilS gene encoding tRNA lysidine(34) synthetase TilS, with protein MAKLDPAVAAGRRAVRLWLRQAAPPPPPADHSPGPVHETGHNRPPPALAAPRPGDAPDAVRPPGDAPGPVRPRGEAPDAVRPPRDALDLAGAPGDAPGPVRAARDALDPVGGAGDAFDAVRAPGHAPGPVGAPGHPPDAVRAPRDALDPVGPPGDASDAVPTPGHAPGRAGAPGDASGAVRAPGDALSPVRPPRHALDPLRAPGDAPGSLRATGRGRGPLALVACSGGTDSLALAVVAAFEAPRQGWRAGAVIVDHGLLPDSAAVAAKAARQCRDLGLDPVEVVAVAVDRHSGEGIEAAARTARYAALEAAARRQAAATVLLAHTLDDQAETVLLALARGSGAKALSGMAPARGIFGRPFLELTRAQTAAIVASAGLEPWHDPTNQPGGPYNSARSQVRAELIPLAKQILGLGFDRALARTAARIREDSDYLDARAAALLTRAGVNTGEGAGGEKAQARRRGRTGAGGQGTGAGKGAVLAGARGTADGRDGGTGGGGTASGAGKGAVPAGARGTADGPDGGAGGDGTASGTGEEAVPADARGTADGRGTADGRGGGAGGDWAASGTGVDGRGKSGGTCVLDCQTLAAAHPAVRRRALHQAAVRAGADAAALNTAQIEALDRLVTAWHGQGPAHLAGGILAARKCGKLEFRALPTAHLVPEEA; from the coding sequence ATGGCCAAACTGGACCCGGCGGTCGCAGCCGGCCGCCGCGCGGTGCGTTTGTGGTTGCGCCAGGCTGCGCCCCCCCCGCCACCCGCAGACCATTCGCCCGGCCCCGTCCACGAGACCGGCCACAACCGCCCGCCGCCCGCGTTGGCGGCCCCGCGGCCGGGAGACGCGCCCGATGCCGTCCGCCCGCCGGGAGACGCGCCCGGTCCCGTCCGCCCGCGTGGGGAGGCGCCCGATGCCGTCCGCCCGCCTCGGGACGCGCTGGATCTTGCCGGCGCGCCGGGAGACGCGCCCGGTCCCGTCCGCGCGGCTCGGGACGCGCTGGATCCTGTCGGCGGGGCGGGAGACGCGTTCGATGCCGTCCGCGCGCCGGGACATGCGCCCGGTCCTGTCGGCGCGCCGGGACATCCGCCCGATGCCGTCCGCGCGCCTCGGGACGCGCTGGATCCTGTCGGCCCGCCGGGAGACGCGTCCGATGCCGTCCCCACGCCGGGACATGCGCCCGGTCGTGCCGGCGCGCCAGGCGACGCGTCCGGTGCTGTCCGCGCGCCGGGCGACGCGCTTAGTCCCGTCCGCCCGCCTCGCCACGCGCTGGATCCTCTCCGCGCGCCGGGAGATGCGCCCGGTTCCCTCCGCGCGACCGGCCGTGGCCGGGGACCGTTGGCGCTCGTGGCCTGTTCAGGCGGGACGGATTCGTTGGCGCTCGCCGTGGTCGCCGCCTTTGAGGCCCCGCGTCAAGGTTGGCGCGCCGGCGCCGTGATTGTGGACCATGGTCTGCTGCCGGATTCGGCGGCGGTCGCCGCGAAAGCCGCCCGCCAGTGCCGCGACTTGGGCTTGGACCCGGTAGAGGTGGTCGCCGTGGCAGTCGACCGGCACAGCGGCGAAGGCATCGAGGCGGCGGCCCGCACGGCGCGCTACGCCGCGCTTGAAGCGGCCGCCCGCCGGCAGGCGGCCGCGACAGTGCTCCTGGCGCACACCCTGGATGACCAGGCGGAGACGGTGCTGCTGGCGTTGGCCAGGGGCTCGGGTGCCAAGGCGCTGTCCGGCATGGCCCCCGCGCGGGGAATCTTCGGCCGCCCGTTCCTCGAGCTGACCCGCGCCCAGACCGCAGCCATTGTCGCCAGCGCCGGTCTGGAACCCTGGCACGACCCGACCAACCAGCCCGGTGGCCCCTATAACTCGGCGCGCAGCCAGGTCAGAGCCGAACTCATCCCGCTCGCCAAGCAGATCCTGGGCCTGGGCTTCGACCGGGCCCTCGCCCGGACGGCGGCGCGAATCCGCGAGGACTCGGACTATTTGGACGCACGGGCCGCCGCTCTCTTGACGCGGGCAGGCGTCAACACCGGCGAGGGCGCAGGCGGCGAGAAGGCCCAAGCTCGTCGCCGCGGGCGGACGGGGGCTGGCGGCCAAGGCACGGGGGCGGGGAAGGGCGCGGTCCTAGCGGGCGCACGGGGAACCGCTGACGGGCGGGACGGGGGAACCGGAGGCGGCGGGACGGCATCGGGGGCGGGGAAGGGCGCGGTCCCGGCGGGCGCACGGGGAACCGCTGACGGACCGGACGGGGGAGCCGGAGGCGACGGGACGGCATCGGGCACGGGGGAGGAAGCGGTCCCGGCGGACGCACGGGGAACCGCTGACGGACGGGGAACCGCTGACGGACGGGGCGGGGGAGCGGGGGGTGATTGGGCGGCATCGGGCACGGGGGTGGACGGCCGGGGGAAATCGGGCGGAACCTGCGTCCTCGACTGCCAAACGCTCGCGGCTGCGCATCCGGCCGTTCGCAGGCGGGCGCTGCACCAAGCTGCGGTCCGGGCGGGCGCCGACGCGGCGGCCCTCAACACCGCCCAAATCGAGGCCCTCGACCGGCTGGTGACCGCGTGGCACGGGCAGGGGCCAGCCCACCTGGCGGGCGGAATCCTGGCGGCCCGCAAATGTGGCAAGCTGGAGTTTCGCGCATTGCCAACTGCTCACCTGGTGCCTGAGGAGGCTTAA